From Humisphaera borealis, the proteins below share one genomic window:
- a CDS encoding D-glycero-alpha-D-manno-heptose-1,7-bisphosphate 7-phosphatase, which produces MNPRRPAVFLDRDGVINRTVVSNGVPHPPQSVAECEILPGVAEACGKLKAAGFPLIVVTNQPDVARGAQTRDEVERINQHLRLLLPIDAVYVCYHDTADDCDCRKPRPGMLIRAAEDLHLDLGSSYMVGDRSGDILAGAAAGCTTLLIDLPYSKGDRCEPDFRVASLLEAAGKILISASR; this is translated from the coding sequence ATGAATCCACGCCGACCAGCCGTCTTTCTCGATCGCGACGGGGTGATTAATCGAACCGTCGTCAGCAACGGCGTTCCTCATCCGCCACAGAGCGTTGCCGAATGCGAGATTCTGCCGGGCGTCGCCGAGGCGTGCGGCAAGCTTAAGGCGGCGGGGTTTCCACTGATCGTCGTGACGAATCAGCCCGATGTGGCCCGCGGCGCGCAAACGCGTGACGAGGTCGAACGCATCAACCAGCACCTGCGGCTGTTGCTCCCGATCGACGCCGTCTACGTCTGCTATCACGACACGGCCGACGACTGCGACTGCCGTAAACCACGCCCTGGCATGCTGATCCGCGCCGCCGAGGACCTCCACCTGGACTTAGGTTCCAGCTACATGGTCGGCGACCGCTCCGGCGATATCCTCGCAGGCGCCGCCGCGGGCTGCACGACCCTTCTCATAGACCTTCCGTACAGCAAGGGAGACCGCTGCGAACCGGACTTTCGTGTCGCCAGCCTCCTTGAGGCCGCGGGGAAGATACTTATAAGTGCATCCAGGTAA